CATATTTGCTCGGGTGAAAGATAAGTCTCAGAGTTTTCTAACAGGTCAAGAATAGCCCGACGTTTGGGTGTGGATTTATAAAGTCTGGCAAGCATAGGTCTGACTGTGTTTTCTATTAAAATGTGATCTTTGGTAATACAGGATCATGACTGATCCGGCCAGGACATTGAGCGCAAAAACCTGTAATTCAAGAGCAAGAGAAACAATCATGGATCCAATTTAAACAGAAATGATTTCTATTTGCAAGCTTTTTATAGGCTTAACGAATAACAGGCCGGGAATGAAAGGATTGTTCGGAAAGCTTAATAAATCAGGGTTAACTTGCCGGTCTTAACACCTTTTATGATGGACAGGGCATTGGATAACTGTTCGAGTTCTTTGATCGATCCCTTTACCACAATTACTTCCATACAGTTGTGATGATCTAAATGAACATGCATGGAAGAAATAATAGAACCCTGAAAATTGTGTTGAATATCGGTCAATTTGCTCGACAATTCCGGCACATGATGGTCATAAACCAGGCTGATTGAACCCCTGGCCTGAGATTGCAAGTCCCGGTGTTCTTCGGAAATAATTTTTTCTCGTATTAAATCTCTTATTGCTTCCGAACGATTACTGTATCCCTTGTTATGAATATAACCGTCAAACTGCTGCTGCAGCTCTTTATCTATTGAAATGCCATAACGAATAACCTTATCCATCAGCTATATACTAGCACTGATTATCCGATAAAAAAACTTTTAAAATATCAGTATTACTATTTTATAAATCGTGTTATCATTTATTTAACACGTGTTGTTCAAGTTTAAACTACTACATCAATAAAGGAGGAAAGCTATGCATATACCTGATGGCTATCTGAGCCCATCAACCTGCGCGGCATTTTATGGCGCCATGGTCCCGGTATGGATGACCGCGTCCTACAAGGTGAAACAAAGCTTGAAAGCGAGACAAGTGCCCTATTTGGCAATCGGGGCCGCGTTCAGCTTTGTAATTATGATGTTCAATATACCGATACCGGGAGGATCAACCGGTCATGCGGTTGGCGGAAGTTTGGTGGCAATTTTGTTAGGGCCCTGGGCTGCGTGTATCGCGATTACTGTCGCGCTGGTCATTCAGGCCCTTTTGTTCGGGGACGGAGGAATAACCGCTATTGGCGCGAATTGTTTCAATATGGCGTTCGTACTTCCGTTCGCAGGCTATTTTGTTTACAAGCTGCTGAGCGGGAAGTCTACGCCCGGCTCAAAACGACGAGTGTTTTCTGCCGGTATCGGCGCTTATGCGGGTATTTGTCTGGCAGCGGCTATAGCGGGCCTTGAGTTCGGCATACAACCGCTGCTGTTTCATACAGCTTCCGGTCAAGCGTTATATAGTCCTTATGGAATAAAGGTTGCTGTGACTGCGATGGCAGGCGAACACCTGATTTTATTCGGCTGGGTAGAGGCAATCGTAACCGCGCTGGTAATTAACTATCTTCAAAAACATGACGATGTATTCACAGGAGAACCATCATGAACCAAATTAAAAAACTATGGATCGGTCTGGGAATATTTGCTGCATTGTGTCCCTTAGGATTAATTTTACCTGCTCATTTTAAAGCCGGTGACGCCTGGGGTGAATGGGGTCCTGAAACCATACAAAAGCTTGCAGGATATGTACCTTCCGGGTTTGCGAAACTCTCGGAACTATGGAAGGCCCCGCTTCCGGATTACAGCTTTATCGGATGGGAAGAGAAGCCTCTTCAACTGCTTGGCTTTTCATATATTGTGTCGGCAGTTGTTGGCATAGCGGCGGTAGCGGTAATAACTTACGCAATAGGCAAATTTCTCAAAAGAAAAGAAAACCAAGGAGAATTATGATGACAAAAAAACTGCTAATTTTATTACTTACTTTAGGCGTTGTCTTCGCAGCAAGACCGCTAACAACAGATGACCCGGGCACTCAGCCCGGAGATACTTATGGCTTTGAGTATAATTACAATAATATAGATACGCATACCTTTACTTTTAAAAGAGGAATGAGCGACATCTGGGAAATTGACCTTAATATATCCCATAAAACCGATGGCAGTAAATTCCCCTGCGACATGTCTGTGCTGAATAAATATCGTTTTGCCGATAAGGTCGGCGGAATGGTAGATATGGGATTGGCGTTGAATCTTGGCAAAGACAAAGACGGGGACTCCAGCGCGCAACTTATATGGTTGAACACGGCCTCCCTGGATAATCTGCAGTTCAACTTGAACTGGGGTTATGAAGCCGGCAATCAAAGCTGGTCCAGCGGACTGGCTATTGATGCTCATATTATTCCAGGTCTGTTCGATATTGTGGCTGAATACCGTTCCGACGAAGGAGCAAAAAGTTATCTTGCCGGATCCCGTTATTTTCTGGGCAATATTTTATGGGACCTGTCTTTTACCTTTGATCCGGATAGTGATCCGACTTACAAAAGCACAGCATTCGGTTTAACATACAACTTCTAATGGTATTTCGCAGTATAAAACTCCCCCTCCGGAAACATGATTTTCTGGAGGGGTCTATCCTTGGCGCGATTTCTTTTATTAAAGAAGCCACACTTTACGAGGAATATGCTGCTCGCCCTGCTTTTCTCCAGACGCTTGACCCGCGTATTAAGGTAGTATCGTTTTTGTTTTTACTTATGCTTGCTGTTCTTTTGAAGAACAATGTTCTTATCGGATGTATCTACTGCTTTTGCCTCATGCTCACCTTTATCGCGGATATTCCCCTGCTGTTTTTTCTTGGAAGAACCTGGCTGTTTATTCCTTTATTTTCTCTGTTCATGGTATTTCCCTCTCTCTTCAGTTTTATAACACCGGGAGCAAGTCTCTGGTCAATGAACCTGGGGGGAGTAACTCTATCCATAACCAAATCAGGACTAGCGGGGGCATTATTGTTTGTCACACGTATCGCGACGACTGTTTCATTGGTGGTTTTACTTTCTCTGACAACACGTCATACTGAACTGCTCAAGGTACTTCGTACTTTTAGGGTACCCCAAATCTTTGTGATGACATTATCCATGTGTTACCGGTACATCTATCTTTACGCAACCATTGTTGAAAATAGCTTCACAGCTATTAAGAGCCGGGTAGGCAAGGTGACTCAGCACAAACGAGGTCAACGGCTTGTAACCGGGAGTATGGCTACAACCTGGAGACGTTCGGTACGTATGAGCGAAGAAATATATAACGCCATGCTGTCCCGAGGCTACACCGGGAACCCTGTTATATTGACACAGCATCAGACAAAGATTGCAGATTGGCTTTGGCTGCCGGGAGTCATTATATTTGGTCTGATCCTGATGAAATTGGAGTATCAATGGTAAAACAACCGCTGTTTCAGTTAAGGGATGTAAGTTACGCATATCCAGGCAAACAAATCGCGCTGAGCCATATCAATCTGAATATTCATCAGGGCGAAAAACTGGCCGTTATCGGTGCTAACGGGACCGGGAAATCAACGCTGCTCAGTTTGCTGGATGGTCTGATATTTCCTTATGAAGGCAGCTGCGCTTTCCTGGGGAGCTCATTAACAGAAGAAAGTCTTAATAAAAATCCTTTTGAATTTCGTAAAAAAGTGGGGCTGGTTTTCCAAAATGCGGATATTCAACTATTTTGCTCCACTGTTCAGGAAGATATTGCGTTCGGTCCGCTTAATCTGGGTGTTGATAAAAAGGTTGTTCAGGAACGTATTCGGTTGTTAGCAAAAATACTGGACATCGAACATTTACTTCATCGGGTCCCATTTCAACTGAGCATCGGAGAAAAACGAAAAGTGTCCATTGCCTCTGTCCTGGCTATTGAACCGGATGTGTTGCTGCTGGATGAGCCGACAGCAGGGCTTGATCCTCATACTGTCAGGCATATTATTGACCTTATCCATAAAGCTAATGAACAGGGCAAAACAATTATTACGGCGACACATGATATGCAGATTGTAAATGAAATAGCTGATAAGGTGATAGTGTTCGGAAGGAATAACTCCATCATTCGTAACGGTCCGGTTGAAGAAATATTGCACGACCGGGAGTTCCTGGAAAATAACAATCTCGTACATATTCACAAACATATCAGTAAGGGAAAGCCGCATATACATCCTCATGAAAATTGACGGACAGCTTAAATTCCTCTCCACTCAAACTGGTTTTTCTATGCCTTTATAACATTATCAATCCGGCTAAAATATTTACCAACTCTTTTCAATTTCAACAGCTCCCCTGATAGTTATTTAAAAAAATATGTTTAAAAATAGTTTTCCCGGGGAACAATAATTACTGATTAAACTTATTGGAATATTTTTTATAAATGGAGGAAAAAATGGCAGACATTAATACAAATTGGAGCGTAAACACAGCAAAAAGTCCGGGATTAACACCTTTTGATAAAACCGGTGAAGCAGGTAAACCAGATGGTGTTTTTGATGCAAAGGATGTTGAAAGAATGTCTTTAGCAGAAATTAAAGCAGCGCAAATTGCTGTTGATAAAGATCCTGTTCTGACAAAGCCTCAAAAAGAAACAATAGGACTTTCGTTAACAATTGCAGCTTTTGCAAAAGATCCTAAAATAATAGAATTAATGAAAGAAATAACAACAAAATCTTTCAATAATCCGACAAAAAATTTAGATAATTATGGTACATCAAAAATGAATATGCTGTAAATTATCTTTAATCACACTATATTTATATAGTTCAACAGGTCAACCGGTTTTTCTAACAATATATTTACACCTGCGGCCCGCAGCACGGCGGCAGATGTATAGCCCCAAAGACACGCGGCAGGAATATTGCCGGCGTTACGGGCTGTTTGGATATCAATAAGGCTGTCTCCGGCAAAGATTATTTGGCCGGGCGCAAGCTGCAAATCCGCGGCAATGCTCAGAGCAGCTGCAGGGTCGGGCTTGATAGGTACATCTACTCTGGCTCCCCATACGGACTCAAAATGATGAGCCGGAAAATATTTGTTGATCATTATTCTGGTAAACTCATCCAGTTTGTTGGAAAGCACAGCCAGCTTTATGTTTCTTTGCCGCAGTTCTGTGAGCAGAAGGTCAATCCCCGGATAAGGCCTGGTCTTAACAGCATAATTGCTGCCATAAACATGACGCATTTGCTGCAGACACCGCTGCACGGTTTCCGGATCCCTGTGCGGTTCGGGCAAAGCGCGACGGACCAGTGTGTCCAGCCCTTCACCTATAAAATCGCGATAAGCCCCTACCGGATGCAGCGGAAAACCGCAAGTACTCAAAGCGGCGTTCATGGAATCGGCAATGTCATCAAGAGTATCAAGCAAAGTGCCGTCCAAGTCAAAAATAATTGCTAACGCCTGCATAAAAACATTCCGGAATCTTTGGTTACCTCAATTATTTTGCGTTCTCCCAGTATCTTATTCAGGTAGTCGCGAAAAGGTTCCACCTCTTCGGTTTTTAATACAACAAGACCTTCGCGCATGTTGTTAAAAGATAAATAATAATTAATTATAGCCTGGGCTTCGTCTATTTTGAGCCTGTCCTCGAACCTGTATAACGTTACATTGGGAAAAAATGGTTGCAACTGGGCCTGACCGTTCTCCAGCGAAAAAGCGAATTCTCCGGAGCTGTACTCGCGGTTTTGTTTGGCCAGAAAATCTTTTAAGAGCAAGTTCAGTTCCCACATGTCCATTTTGCCCATGGTGGAAGCCACAAATACCCCGTCATCTTTTAGTACCCTGTAAATATCGGCCAGGGCTTTGGAACGATTGTCTAGATGATAAAGCATATTGTTGGCCAGGATGATATCAAACTCTTTGTCCGGCGAATCTATGTCCTCGGCATTTACTACCCGGTATTCAAATTTCTGACGCAGGTTGGATAAAGTTTTGCGGGTAACTTCCAGCATTCCAGCGGAATAATCCGAAAGTATTATTTGCCAGCCCGGCGGTATCTCGTTACGGTTAGCCAGCCAGAACAATCCAGTGCCGCAGCCTAATTCCAACACCCGCAGATTTTCCTTCTGAGGAAAATGCTCGAATATCCATTTAAACTTGGACTGGGGATTGGTCTTGAATTTACGGTTTATATAAAGACGGGCCTCGTATTTAGCCGAATCAGCATATTGATCTTCACTTAACATACACCTAATATCTCACAGGATACGCAAGGAAATCAAGAATATTTTGAGTAATCCCCGGCACGAAAAACGCGCCGGGGAAATGAATGCTCAGGCTGTTACCGTAAGGGTGGAAGACCCTGTATCGTCGTTATCGGACTCAGTGTCCAGGTTTGCAGACGAAGTAGCGGAACTTGTGCCGTCGTTTTGACTTTTTTCAAGCTGTTTCAGCAGGTAGGCTTCCAGTTCCTGCTGGCTGATTTTGCCGTCCTGATTGGTATCGATAGCGGAAAAAGCTTTGCTGAGCGACTTAGACGAAGTAGCGGCGGAAGCCCCCCCCTGAACTCCGCCCTCACCTCCCGGTCCACCTTTGCCGCCTGCACCCTCAGGCGGTTTATGATTTTTCATCATGCTGGCAAACTCATCTTTGGAAATAGAACCATCTCCGTCGGTGTCGGCTTCAGCAAACATCTGGTCCATACCCGGACCTTCACCGGATTTGGACGCCGGCATATTAGCGGCCATCTGCTCCATTTCCGTCCGGCTCAGTTTGCTGTCTCCGTCCGTATCGTTTTTCAGCATCTGGCTCCACATCCTGGCTGCCATATCGCTGGCCGAAGAACTGATATCATTTACCATT
This portion of the Candidatus Margulisiibacteriota bacterium genome encodes:
- a CDS encoding EF-hand domain-containing protein — its product is MVNDISSSASDMAARMWSQMLKNDTDGDSKLSRTEMEQMAANMPASKSGEGPGMDQMFAEADTDGDGSISKDEFASMMKNHKPPEGAGGKGGPGGEGGVQGGASAATSSKSLSKAFSAIDTNQDGKISQQELEAYLLKQLEKSQNDGTSSATSSANLDTESDNDDTGSSTLTVTA
- a CDS encoding class I SAM-dependent methyltransferase; protein product: MLSEDQYADSAKYEARLYINRKFKTNPQSKFKWIFEHFPQKENLRVLELGCGTGLFWLANRNEIPPGWQIILSDYSAGMLEVTRKTLSNLRQKFEYRVVNAEDIDSPDKEFDIILANNMLYHLDNRSKALADIYRVLKDDGVFVASTMGKMDMWELNLLLKDFLAKQNREYSSGEFAFSLENGQAQLQPFFPNVTLYRFEDRLKIDEAQAIINYYLSFNNMREGLVVLKTEEVEPFRDYLNKILGERKIIEVTKDSGMFLCRR
- a CDS encoding HAD family hydrolase — encoded protein: MQALAIIFDLDGTLLDTLDDIADSMNAALSTCGFPLHPVGAYRDFIGEGLDTLVRRALPEPHRDPETVQRCLQQMRHVYGSNYAVKTRPYPGIDLLLTELRQRNIKLAVLSNKLDEFTRIMINKYFPAHHFESVWGARVDVPIKPDPAAALSIAADLQLAPGQIIFAGDSLIDIQTARNAGNIPAACLWGYTSAAVLRAAGVNILLEKPVDLLNYINIV
- the cbiM gene encoding cobalt transporter CbiM; this encodes MHIPDGYLSPSTCAAFYGAMVPVWMTASYKVKQSLKARQVPYLAIGAAFSFVIMMFNIPIPGGSTGHAVGGSLVAILLGPWAACIAITVALVIQALLFGDGGITAIGANCFNMAFVLPFAGYFVYKLLSGKSTPGSKRRVFSAGIGAYAGICLAAAIAGLEFGIQPLLFHTASGQALYSPYGIKVAVTAMAGEHLILFGWVEAIVTALVINYLQKHDDVFTGEPS
- the cbiQ gene encoding cobalt ECF transporter T component CbiQ, with protein sequence MVFRSIKLPLRKHDFLEGSILGAISFIKEATLYEEYAARPAFLQTLDPRIKVVSFLFLLMLAVLLKNNVLIGCIYCFCLMLTFIADIPLLFFLGRTWLFIPLFSLFMVFPSLFSFITPGASLWSMNLGGVTLSITKSGLAGALLFVTRIATTVSLVVLLSLTTRHTELLKVLRTFRVPQIFVMTLSMCYRYIYLYATIVENSFTAIKSRVGKVTQHKRGQRLVTGSMATTWRRSVRMSEEIYNAMLSRGYTGNPVILTQHQTKIADWLWLPGVIIFGLILMKLEYQW
- the nikR gene encoding nickel-responsive transcriptional regulator NikR, which gives rise to MDKVIRYGISIDKELQQQFDGYIHNKGYSNRSEAIRDLIREKIISEEHRDLQSQARGSISLVYDHHVPELSSKLTDIQHNFQGSIISSMHVHLDHHNCMEVIVVKGSIKELEQLSNALSIIKGVKTGKLTLIY
- a CDS encoding ABC transporter ATP-binding protein, coding for MVKQPLFQLRDVSYAYPGKQIALSHINLNIHQGEKLAVIGANGTGKSTLLSLLDGLIFPYEGSCAFLGSSLTEESLNKNPFEFRKKVGLVFQNADIQLFCSTVQEDIAFGPLNLGVDKKVVQERIRLLAKILDIEHLLHRVPFQLSIGEKRKVSIASVLAIEPDVLLLDEPTAGLDPHTVRHIIDLIHKANEQGKTIITATHDMQIVNEIADKVIVFGRNNSIIRNGPVEEILHDREFLENNNLVHIHKHISKGKPHIHPHEN
- a CDS encoding PDGLE domain-containing protein, which codes for MNQIKKLWIGLGIFAALCPLGLILPAHFKAGDAWGEWGPETIQKLAGYVPSGFAKLSELWKAPLPDYSFIGWEEKPLQLLGFSYIVSAVVGIAAVAVITYAIGKFLKRKENQGEL